From the Paenibacillus sp. R14(2021) genome, the window CTTCAGCGATCTAAGCGTTATGCTTGGACGTTCCATGCGCCATATTTCCCGCAGTATGGACACGATTATTTCGGTCACCATCATGCCGATCGCGATGATGCTGCTGTTTGTCTATGTGTTCGGCGGTGCCATTCAAACCGGAGCGGATAACTATGTGAATTACCTGTTGCCTGGCATATTGCTGATTGCTATTGCCAGCGGGATATCCTACACGGCTTTCCGCTTGTTTACCGATGTACAACGGGGCATATTCGAGCGGTTTCATTCCATGCCGATTTCACGCTCCACCTTATTGTGGGGGCACGTGCTGACCTCGCTAGTGTCTAACGCCATCTCGGTTGTCGTCATCATCATCGTAGCATTGATTATGGGCTTTCGTTCGCCGGCGGGGATATTGTCATGGCTTGCAGTAGGGGGCATACTTGCCGTGTTCACACTGGCATTAACTTGGGTCGCGGCGATTGCCGGACTTTCAGCCAAATCGGTGGATGGCGCAAGCGCATTTTCCTACCCGATCATCTTCCTGCCATTTATCAGCTCAGCGTTTGTGCCGACCGAATCGATGCCGAAGGTCGTTCGAGCCTTTGCCGAAAATCAGCCGGTGACCTCGATTGTGGAAGCCATCCGTGCACTATTGTTAAATCAGCCGGTAGGCAATGACATATGGATCGCTCTTGCGTGGTGTGTCGGGATATTGTTCGCAGCCTATTTCATTGCGATGAGGGTGTATAAGAAGAGAGTGTGAAGCAGGAGACAATGTCCGAATGAAGTCCGCAGTAAACGCGGGCTTTTTTTGTGCGCTAATGCACCAATCGACGTCATTTAGTCATTTCACAGCAATACATTAATTTACATTTTCAGGGCACTCTGTAAAAGAAGAAAGGAGAGTGAACAATTGAGTTTTCAAGGTAAAGTTGCTGTCGTTACAGGTGCAAGCAGTGGTATGGGAAAGGCAATCGCAATTGAATGGGTGAAACGTGGAGGAAATGTAGTTATCAATGGTCGACGCGAGCAAGCGCTAGCAGAGACTGCAAAAGAAATCGATCCAACCGGCGCGCACATAGTTGTCGTTGCTGGAGATATTGGTGATCCTAAAACAGCTGAGCGGGTAGTTAACGAAGGACTCGCACGCTACGGGCATATTGATACGCTAGTAAACAACGCTGGTATTTTCATCGGGGGAGCGACCACGGATATCACTCAGGACCAATTCGAATCTGTAATGTCAACTAATATGGCAGGATTCTTCTACGTTACCCAGCACGTTCTAACCGCGATGCTGAAGAGAGGCGCCGGCCATATCGTCAACATCACAGCAAGCGGGGGCGCAGAACAGCCTATGAAAGAAATGCAAGCTATACTGGCTGCGTTAACCAAAGGCGGCCTGAATGCGGCAACGAAATCGCTGGCGATTGAATATGCGGACAAGGGCATTCGCGTGAATGCAGTCGCACCTGGAGTTACCAAAACACCGATGCATGCGCCTGAAACGCACGATTTCTTGGCTAATTTTCATCCGCTAGGTCGAATGGGCGAAGTGTCCGATATCGTTGAAGCTGTCCTGTATTTGGAATCTGCAAGTTTCGTGACTGGAGAAATTCTTCACGTCGATGGTGGTCAGAACGCCGGCAAGTGGTAAGCTTGTGGAATTTTATGAAGGGGGTGTCCCAAAAGTCATCAAAAGATGACGATGGGTGCCCCCGTATTTCTTACCCTATCTTAGTTACCGTACCTAATTGCGCGGGTCGCATGTTCTTCCGATCGCTGTTGTTCCCGGAGAAACACCAGATCTCGTTCTACGGATTTGGGCTCCCCCCATTTCGGTAGGTAGCCCAGTCCCGTTAATTCACGTAACGGCGATAATGTTTTGTCTTGCGCACGAGTTTGCATTGTGACATGTAACGGCGCATGCTCTTCTTCTGCGTATGGTTGCTGGACTTTTTGCCGCGGATACATACGTAATGCTTCTTGGACAAGGAATAGGTCCGAATACCTCTGCGGAAGCATCGTCCTAGCCAGCCGGCATCTGTACCGTTTTTCTTGAATTCTGGAAACGGGACTCGCTTCCAAACCGATCTCCGGAAGACAAGTGTGCCGCCTTTGACGCTTCGCGTGTAGGTCCGTTCTCCGCCGGGACGATACAGCATCAACGCCCGCTTCGCTTTGAAATAGATAAATGACGTGTGCTTGCCGACGATGCCCGCTTTGCCCCCTTTGATGGCGCGGGCGGCTTCCCTCAGGAACTTGGGGCCGTAATAATCGTCATCGTCGAACTTGGCGACGAGACCTTTGTCTGCCCGCTTGATGGCGTAGTTCAAGCATTTTCCGAGCTTGTATTTCTGCGGGAGTTGAAAAACCCGAATCTCGTTATCCCGGTAGTGGCTGGCCCGTTTTTGGTAGCGCTCGATGTCCAGTTTGTTATTGTTCAGAACGATAATCATTTTCTTGTCCTTCCACAGCTGCCGGTCATAGTTTTTGAACACGTTGTCGATGCACGAGGATCTGATCGTGCAAGTAATAACGGTAATCATGGGTCTTCATCTCCATTTAGCGTAAGTTCAGGCTTGCTGCCATAGGCATTCTTTGTAGGATATGAGCGATCTGTCTCGCAAGGCACGGCGTATTAATGATATTGCATACGCCGTCAACGGAGCGGGGAGACGAATCATTCGTTCGCACTGTGTTAATAATATGTAGGAAAGCGTACAACAGCTACTATCTATGAGGAAGTGAAACGTTCATGACGACGAAATCTGCAGCTGAACAAAAAACAGAACGTGAGGGGAACTCACTGTTTCGAACCATGAAAATCGCTGCATGGGTAGCGCTTATAGTAGGCGGCATTTTGTGTGTCTCCAATTATAGTGATTTCAGTGACAATAACAGGCTATTAATGGCTGGAATCGGCTTTTTGGTGGGCAGCGTGTTCATCTACATGATTGGTACAGCGATAAATCTCGTGCATAAACGCAAGACTGAATCCGAATAAATAACTGCATATGAATCGTTTAAGGGCTGATTCCTTCACATTGGAGCAGTCCTTATTTTATTGAAATGACCTGCAGCTAAAGCCGCTGTAATATTGGTTCGGTATTCGGGGGATAAATAAGTGAATCCAAGGTGATGTTTAGGAGATGAGGAAGAACTTATGAATACTTCAAAGCTCTTGCGGCTGCCCGCCACAATCGGCGTCTTGGTAAGCACCGTTTTACTTACATCAGGTTGCAAGTCGATGATTGTCTTCGATCCGAAGGGTCCGATCGGCAGCCAGGAACGTGACTTGATCTATATCACAACACTGCTTTGCCTCATTATCGTGGTTCCGGTGTTAGTGATTACGGCTTGGATTATCTGGCGTTTCCGTAACAAGAAGGACAACAATGCGCCGTACCAGCCGATATGGTCCCACAGCACCAAACTGGAAATCCTCTGGTGGGGCATCTCGATCGCCGTCATCTTGGTCGTGGGCATTGTGACTGCACGATACACGTACGCGCTGGATCCAGCTAAACCGATTGCGTCTGACAAAAAGGCGATCACGGTCCAGGTAACGTCGCTGGACTGGAAATGGCTGTTCCAGTATCCGGAGCAAGGGATCGCAACCGTCAACTATCTGGTCATTCCGGAGCGAACGCCGATTAAGTTCGAGCTTACCGCGGACGGCCCGATGAACTCGTTCTGGGTGCCGCAGCTTGGAGGAATGATTTACACGATGTCCGGCATGGCAACAACATTGTATCTTCAAGCCGATGAACCCGGTAATTATATGGGGACAGGAGCCAATTTTACGGGCCGCGATTTCGCGAAAATGGGTTTTACCGCCAAAGCCACTTCGAAGGCGGATTTCGATCAATGGGTGGCAGAGTCGAAGGCTAAAGGGAAAGCATTATCCGAAGAGGGGTATCAGCAGCTTGCGGCGCAAGGGACTTCGGACCGGCTCACCTTTGCATCTATTCCGTCAGGTTTGTTCGAGCGAATCGTCCATGAATACTCGACGAGCCGCGGAGCGCCTCCGGGATATACGATTAGGGCCAGAACGCTTAGTGAAGAAAAGAAAGCCGAACATACGGAACATTCGAAAAACGGTCAGCTGCCGCCCGGAAATAACGCGCAGAAGGATGCCCCTGACGTCAGAAGCTTCGGGCAATCCGATTATAACTCGCACAACATGCACATGAATCATGGCAAATGAGAGGAGGGGCTTCCGTGATTGATTCAATAAAGGATTTCGTCTCATGGTTCTTTGTCACGGGCGACCCGTTGATTTACGGGGCGGATGTGGCGATCGTGCTGACGACGGTGGCGATTATCTTCGTGCTCACCTATTTCAGAAAATGGGACTGGCTCTGGCGTGAGTGGCTGACGACAGTCGATCATAAACGCGTCGGGATTATGTATATCATCGCATCGCTGCTTATGCTGTTCCGCGGCGGCGTCGATGCGCTGCTGATGCGGACGCAGCTTGCCTTTCCCGATCTGAAGTTTTTATCGCCGGAGCACTATAACGAGGTCTTCACGACCCATGGCGTCGAAATGATATTTTTCATGGCGATGCCGCTGATGTTCGGCTTATTCAACATTGCCGTGCCGCTGCAGCTGGGCGCGCGCGACGTCGCGTTCCCGTTCCTCAACTCGCTGAGCTTCTGGCTGTTTTTCATGGGCGCGATGCTGTTTAACATGTCCTTCGTTATCGGCGGTTCGGCGAATGCCGGCTGGCTGTCGTATCCGCCGCTTTCGGAGCTGACGGGAAGCCCGGGCGTGGGTGAAGACTTCTATATCTGGGGCGTTCAAATTTCCGGGATCGGGTCTCTAATGACGGGAATTAACTTCATTGTCACCATTGTGAAGATGCGCGCCCCCGGGATGACCTGGTCGAGGGTGCCGATATTTACGTGGTCCGTGCTCTCAAGCTGCATTGCGATTATTGTCGCGTTCCCAGTCCTGACGGTCACGCTTGCACTGGTGTTCCTGGACCGCTTTCTTGGCGCGCACTTCTTTACGACGGACGGCGGCGGCAACGCCATGATGTACGTCAACCTGATATGGATGTGGGGCCACCCGGAAGTGTACATCATCGTTCTGCCAGCCTTCGGTGTGTTCTCGGAAGTCGTGGCGGCCTTCTCGAGGAAGCGCTTGTTCGGTTACGGATCCATGGTGTTCGCGATGCTCAGCATTAGTCTCTTGGCGTATTTTACATGGCTCCACCACTTTTTTACGATGGGCTCAGGAGCCGACGTCAATCTCTTCTTTGCGATTACAACGATGATCATTGCGATTCCGACAGGTGTGAAAATTTTCAACTGGCTGTTTACGATGTACCGCGGGCGGATAACGTTCCAAACGCCGATGCTTTGGACGCTCGGATTCATTCCGTGCTTCGTCGTCGGAGGCATGACCGGCGTAATGCTCTCGGCAGCGCCAGCGGATTTCCAGTTCCATAACAGCTATTTCCTCATTGCCCACTTCCATCAGGTACTCATCGGCGGGGCCGTTTTCGGCTACTTTGCGGGCTTGTATTACTGGTGGCCGAAAATATTCGGCTTCAAGCTCAATGAACCCATTGGCAAGTGGGCGTTCTGGATATGGAACATCGGTTTCTATGTATGCTTCATGCCTCAGTATTTTGTCGGTCTCGACGGCATGACCCGCCGGCTTAGTTCTTACGGCTGGGACAAAGGCTGGTGGGCGATGAATTTCACGTCAACCATTGGCGGCTTCCTCATGGGACTCGGCTTCCTGTTCCAAGTATGGCAGATCGCGCACAGCATTAAGTTTATGGAAAAGGACACCACTGGCGATCCGTGGGGTGCCCGCACGCTGGAATGGTCCATCCCATCACCGGCGCCTCTCTATAACTTCGCGACAATACCAGTCGTTACCGACCGAGATGACTGGTGGGAGGAGAAGGAGCGAATCGCCGCAGGGAAAGCGCCAAAGGCGAGGCCGAAGCTCGAGCCTATCCATATGCCGAAAAACTCGCCGATCCCTTTTATTCAAGCCATCTGCTGGTTTACGGTCGGCTTTGGTCTTGTGTTTCACTGGCTCTGGATTGCAATTCCCGGCTTTATCGGCATTGCCTTAACCATGCTGGCACATTCGTTCAACTACGATACCGATTACTATATTCCTGTAGACGAAATTAAACGTACGGAAGCAAAAGCAGGGAGGATTGTCTAATGGCGCACGCTCACCATCAACCTTTTGCGCATGAGGGCGGCCATGAAGGCCATCACGATTTGGAGGAGCTTCGAAAGTTCGGCTTCTGGATCTTTCTTATCACCGACTGCATTTTGTTCGCTACGCTGTTTGCTACCTATTTCGTGCTTCACGAAAATACGGCAGGCGGACCCGGGGCGAAAGAAATCTTCGAACTGCCCGGCGTCATCGTCGAAACGTTCATTCTGCTGACGAGCAGCTTTACCAGCGGTTTGGCCGTGCTGGCTTTGAACGCGGGAAGCCGGAAAGGACTGATCGGCTGGCTGCTTGTGACGATCCTGCTCGGTGCCTGCTTTATCGGGATGGAAGTAACGGAATTCTTGAAGCTCGTGGACGAGGGGCATACGATTCATTCCAACGCGTTTCTATCCGGTTTCTTCACGCTTGTCGGTACGCACGGGATGCATGTCTCACTCGGAATCTGCTGGATCACCGCATTGATCATACAGCTGAGCCGGCACGGCATAACACCCGTCACGCAGCGAAAAGTACATATTACGAGTTTATATTGGCACTTCTTGGATGCCGTATGGATATTCGTATTCACGTTCGTTTACTTATTGGGGGTGAGTTGACTTGGCGCAGCACAACACAATCGGACATGGAGACCATGGTAGTCATGTCAAGCATCACGGATCACTGAAGGAATATGTAATCGGATTTGCCCTCTCCATCATCCTGACGATTATCCCGATCCTTGCTGTTGTGGATGACTGGTTCGGGAAAACGGCAACGTTCCTTGTGCTTCTGATTACGGCGGCTTTGCAATTTCTCGTGCAGCTGCTGTTCTTCATGCACTTGCGGGAAGAGGAGCGCCCGCGTTATAACCTCATAACGCTCATTCTCGGTCTGTTCATTGTAGCCGTTGTCGTTTACGGTTCCATTTGGATTATGGATCATAACATGTATTAGAGAAATTTACTACTGAACATCCGGCAAGATTGGGATTGGAGAGACCCGGAGATCGCCCCAGCCCTTAAGGCATTGATCAGCTTCGGCTTGCGGAGCAGCATGCGAAGACGCTCCGCCAAATGACGGGCATCGCCCACGCGGAACGTATAACCGTTAAGTCCGTCGACGATTTTCTCGGACATTCCGCCTACGTTGGAGGCGATTACCGGCAAATGCGATGCCAGCGCTTCGTGAAGGGCGAGCGGATAATTCTCGTACCAGATTGAAGGCACGACGGCGATATCGGCTTCTTGGTAAATGCGAGGGAGTTCCGATTCGGTGTACGTGCCGCGAAACGAAATGCGCCGATCTCCGGACGCCATCCGCTTCAGCACCTCCGCATATTCCGGCTTGCCGGAACCGTAGAGATGCAGCCTGAGCCGGCGGTACGGCACCAAGGACATCGCTTGAAGTAGAACGTGAACGCCTTTATGTTCGTTTAACGATCCGCCGTAGACGAGCGTAATCGGGGCGCCAGTCCGATATGTTTTGGCGTTCGGGACAAGCGTCTCCCGCCGCATCCCGTGGGGAAGCACTTCAATCCGGAGCGAAGGCAGCACATGCTGGGTGTAGGAAGCCAGAAAAGCGGACGGCGAGAAGATGCGCTGCGCGCCATGAAGCAGGGGCGCGAGCGTGAGGAGGCGTTCGCTTGCTTGCGGAATCTGGCAATGGGCCATACAGGCCAGCCCGCCTTCCGGCCCGGCGCAGAGCTGTTTGTCGACCCGCACCAAAATCGAACGCGGGCATATGGACCAATAGTCCGTTAACGTCATGACATACGGGATTCCCAGCCTGCGGGCGGCCTGCACGAACTCGATGCCGCGCATGGCATGCGCGATGTGAATCAAGTTCGGCTGCTCCCGGATCAGGACGGCTTCCGCCCACGCCGACAGCCGGGGTTCTTCGACGTTCGTAGCCGATTGGGCCGGATCTGCCGCCTGGATCCGATAGGCCAGTACCGGTACGCCGTCATAGACGTATTCTTCGCTCGCGATTTCGTCCGGGGAAGTGGCCTGCTCCGAAAGCTGACCGCTGTAAGTCACGACTTTTACGCGATGGCCTCGCTCCTGCATGCTTCTGGCCACGTTCAGCACGAATTTCTCGGTTCCGGTGTAAGACTCCGGATAAAAGGTATGGACGACATAAAGGATGGAAAGCCGTTCGCCAGACTGCTGGCGTTCATTGGGGGGCTGAGCCTCGAAAGGCCGGGCTTCGGGCAGCTGCAGCGCAGGCGCATGCAGAACCGCGGACTGCGCTGCAGCGAACTTCAGTCTCCGGCGTGCAGACCGTTTTCCTCCGGAGCGATGCCTTAGACGCCCCGTTTTCTTCGAGGTTCGCAATTTGCGCCTCGGACGCGCCGGATGGACGGCGCTTCGCTTGGCCTTCTTTGCCGCTTTACTTGTAGGTGATGGCCGGCTCTGTTTGACGGATGCCGAACGGATTTTCCGCTTCCTCTTCATAGCACACCTTCGGTAAACGCTATACTTCTGCAAGCTGCTGGGTTATCATATGTGCGCCTGCCGAAATTGTCGAGGGCGCCCCAGCCGTCTTTCCTTTCGCCGAGCTGGCGGCAGGATCAATGGTATAGCAGCTATTATGCAAACAAGGAGCAGCTGCTAGTTAGGGCAGCTTGCTCCTTGTTTTGTTGTGTCCGTTCAATTATTAGTTCTATCTAGCGATTCGCCTATATGCTTATTTACCGTCTACTAGGAATTGCTCGATACGGGCTTTAATGGCGTCTCGAGTGTTTCTGAACTGAACCATGATTTCTTCTTCAGTTCCAATTGCTTTCGCAGGGTCTTCGAAGCCCCAGTGCCATTTGATAACATTCTTGTTCATGATCACAGGGCAATGTTCGTCGGCATGTCCACAAAGCGTAACGACGTAAGTTGCTCGGTTTAACGTCTCCGTATCGATAACATTGGAGCTATTGCCGCTGATATCGATGCCGGCTTCCTCCATGACTTGAACGGCGCGAGGATTTAATCCGTGTGCTTCAAGCCCTGCGCTTTTCACTTCGTATTTGTCGCCTCCGAGGGCGCTCAGGAAGCCATCGGCGATTTGACTGCGGCAAGAGTTACCGGTGCATAAGAAATAGACAAGTGGTTTGTTACTCATTTTGAATTACCCCTTTAGGATTGAATGGTGAGTTAGCGAGAAATCAGCCTAAGACTTTAAGCCATAGATAAAGCCCGGATAGCGTAATGAACAACACCGGGACCGTTAGAATAATGCCGGTCTTGAAGTAAGCGCCCCAGGAGATCTTCACGCCTTTGCTCGACAGTACATGCAGCCAAAGCAGGGTGGCGAGCGATCCGATCGGTGTAATCTTGGGGCCCAAATCGGAACCGATCACATTCGCATAGATGAACGCTTCACGAAATATGCCCGCCTTGTTCATACCGTGAATGGCCAGCGCATCGATCATGACGGTCGGCATATTGTTCATGATGGAGGAGAGAATGGCCGCAATGAAGCCGGAACCTACCGTTGCGACGAACAAGCCTTGCTCACCCGTCCATTTGAAGAGCTTGCCGAGCTCATCTGTCAAGCCAACGTTTCGAAGACCATAAACGACGACGTACATACCGATAGAGAAGACAACCACGGCCCATGGTGCTCCTTTTACAAGCTTCCAGGTATGGATTACCCGGCTCCGCCTAGCAAGGAACAAGAAGACGAGTGCTGCTGCGCCTGCAAAAATGGATACCGGAACCTCAATAAATTCACTCGTTAAATATGCGATGAGAAGAACGGCAAGGATGATCCAAGAGATCTTGAATAATCTGATGTCCTTAATCGCATCGACCGGTTTCTTCAGCTGAGTCAGGTCATAATGCTTCGGTATGCTGCTCCGATAGAAAAGGAAGAGCACCAGCAAGCTGGCAGCGACCGAGAAGAGCGTCGGAACGATCATCCGGCTGGCATACTCCGCAAATCCTACGCCGAAGAAGTCTGACGACACAATGTTCACGAGGTTGCTGACGACCAGCGGCAGCGAAGCTGTATCGGAGATGAATCCACTCGCCATGATGAAGGGAAGAATCATGCGTTCATCAAACTTCAGCGCTCTAACCATTGCCAGGACGATTGGCGTCAAGATGAGCGCTGCACCGTCATTTGCGAAGAATGCAGCAACCGCGGCGCCAAGCAAGATCACATAGACGAACATGAGATTCCCGTTCCCCTTGGCGAACCGAGCCATGTGAAGCGCTGCCCACTCGAAGAAACCAATCTCATCGAGTATGAGCGAAATCAGAATAACGGCCACGAACGCAAGTGTGGCGTTCCAAACAATCTGGGTTACGTCCCATACATCGTGAAAATGGACGACACCGCAGATTAAGGCGATAACAGCGCCGCCGCAAGCAGACCAGCCGATGTTAAGGCCTTTAGGCTGCCAGATAACAAATACTAACGTAATGAGAAAAATGATCGACGCAATAGCCAGCATAGTGCCTCCTGAAATTAGGTACAGCCTTGTGATTTCATAGCATTGATTTGTTCCTCCAGCGAAGGAAGATGTTCGATAACCTGCTTCAAATAAGGCTTATCTTCTACATTTAAAGAATAATAAACCCACTGGCTTCGCCGCTCTTCATTGATTAGACCGCCCGTTTTGAGTTTTTTCAAATGCTGGCTGACGTTAGGTTGTGAAGCCTCCAATAAATCGACGATATCGCAGACGCACATTTCTTTATGCCGGAGCAGCGCCATGATCGTCAATCTGGTTTTATCGGAGAGAAGCTTTAGGGATTCAGACACTTCTTCGATGGATTGCATGTTCATCCACACTCCTTTCCATTCCTTGCCTCTACGTTTGTATTATACACGACTGATTATATAAGTAAACAATTATATAACTGCATACTGATATTATAACTGCATTCAGCTATCTAAACGTTAGTGCGCAAAAATCTGGCGGCTAAGAAGCCGATTGCTTGCCATATAAGGCTTTGAGAAGCGGTGGCGTTGCAATCGTGGTCAGGATAACGGCAATTACCAAGGTAGTAAAATAGGTTCGGTTAACGAGATTTGAAGCAAGTCCGGTTGTGGCTAAAATGAGGGCAACTTCGCCGCGTGAAACCATGCCAGAGCCGATTATCAGTGAAGAATGCATATTGAAGCCGGTTAACCTGGCACCAAGTCCTGCACCGATTATTTTGGCGAGTACGGCAACAAGGGTCAACCCAACAATAAGACCCAATTGGTTGGAAAATCCTTCAAAGGAAACGGAAAGCCCGATGCTTACGTAAAAGACTGGCACAAACACAGCGTAGGCGATAGGCTCCATTTTTTTCTCTACTTCATGCTTAAATTCCGTTCTGGAAACGGCAATACCGGCAGCAAATGCACCAATAATTCCAGCGATGCCCAAGTATTCAGCGCCATAAGAGAAGAACAGGCAAATCATAAAGGCGGTACTAATAACCGGCTCGGTAATTTTAAGATGGGAGAACTTTTTCATGATATACGGAACGACTTTCCAGCCAACCAAAATAACCAAGGCGAAAAAGATCATTTTCTTTCCGATCACGAGGGAGATGCTAATTTGCTCGTTGGTTAAAAAGCTCATCATTACGGCAAGCGTAATGACGACTAGAATATCATCGACAAGCGCTGCACCTAAAACAGTTGTACTCTCGCGGCTTTTGAGCTGCCCAAGCTCGCGGAATGTCTGAACGGAAATGCTGACGGACGTAGCAGAGAGCAGCAAGCCTAGAAATATTGCGTGGCTATTGCCGAGTCCGAGTACAATTCCTGTCATATAGCCGCCTAGTAACGGCAGGATAATACCACCTACGGCAACGGCAATAGAAGAATTGCGATTATTATTAAGCTCCTTGATGTCCGTTTCAAGACCAGCCATAAACATCAGCAGCAATACTCCAATATGACTGAATGCTTGAATGACATCGGAGTTTTGAACCCAGCCGAGCACGGCGGGCCCGATAACAACGCCGATAACGAGCTTGCCTAACACCGATGGCTGCCCTAGTCTTACGGAAATATCTCCTGCGATTTTGGTGCTTAAGATGATGAGCATTAACGGTAAGAATAACGCCATGAGTCCACCCTTTCCCTAAAAAAACACAGAAAGAGCCTGTTCATTGAACAGACTCCACCTTGTGTTCCCGTATGTGATTTGGCTCATTATATCACATTTCACCGTTCCGGGAAAATAGGAAAAACGGATTAACGAATTATTAGCCTTGCTTCGGCCTGCCGGCGGAATACTTTGCGGATTATTAAACACATTTCCCGGATCATATTTCGCTTTTACTCTCCGCAAACGAGGATAGTTCGCGCCGTAGTAGACCGGTCCGGAATTTTTGATTCCTTGGTCCGGAACATTGATGTAGGACCCCACGATATATGGCTGCAGCTTCCGGCGCGTTTCGCGAGCGACGGCAATATTCTTGGCGGCATCGGATTTCTTGGTCCATGAGCTGTTCC encodes:
- a CDS encoding SDR family NAD(P)-dependent oxidoreductase — protein: MSFQGKVAVVTGASSGMGKAIAIEWVKRGGNVVINGRREQALAETAKEIDPTGAHIVVVAGDIGDPKTAERVVNEGLARYGHIDTLVNNAGIFIGGATTDITQDQFESVMSTNMAGFFYVTQHVLTAMLKRGAGHIVNITASGGAEQPMKEMQAILAALTKGGLNAATKSLAIEYADKGIRVNAVAPGVTKTPMHAPETHDFLANFHPLGRMGEVSDIVEAVLYLESASFVTGEILHVDGGQNAGKW
- a CDS encoding glycosyltransferase family 4 protein; protein product: MKRKRKIRSASVKQSRPSPTSKAAKKAKRSAVHPARPRRKLRTSKKTGRLRHRSGGKRSARRRLKFAAAQSAVLHAPALQLPEARPFEAQPPNERQQSGERLSILYVVHTFYPESYTGTEKFVLNVARSMQERGHRVKVVTYSGQLSEQATSPDEIASEEYVYDGVPVLAYRIQAADPAQSATNVEEPRLSAWAEAVLIREQPNLIHIAHAMRGIEFVQAARRLGIPYVMTLTDYWSICPRSILVRVDKQLCAGPEGGLACMAHCQIPQASERLLTLAPLLHGAQRIFSPSAFLASYTQHVLPSLRIEVLPHGMRRETLVPNAKTYRTGAPITLVYGGSLNEHKGVHVLLQAMSLVPYRRLRLHLYGSGKPEYAEVLKRMASGDRRISFRGTYTESELPRIYQEADIAVVPSIWYENYPLALHEALASHLPVIASNVGGMSEKIVDGLNGYTFRVGDARHLAERLRMLLRKPKLINALRAGAISGSLQSQSCRMFSSKFL
- a CDS encoding cbb3-type cytochrome c oxidase subunit I, which gives rise to MRGGASVIDSIKDFVSWFFVTGDPLIYGADVAIVLTTVAIIFVLTYFRKWDWLWREWLTTVDHKRVGIMYIIASLLMLFRGGVDALLMRTQLAFPDLKFLSPEHYNEVFTTHGVEMIFFMAMPLMFGLFNIAVPLQLGARDVAFPFLNSLSFWLFFMGAMLFNMSFVIGGSANAGWLSYPPLSELTGSPGVGEDFYIWGVQISGIGSLMTGINFIVTIVKMRAPGMTWSRVPIFTWSVLSSCIAIIVAFPVLTVTLALVFLDRFLGAHFFTTDGGGNAMMYVNLIWMWGHPEVYIIVLPAFGVFSEVVAAFSRKRLFGYGSMVFAMLSISLLAYFTWLHHFFTMGSGADVNLFFAITTMIIAIPTGVKIFNWLFTMYRGRITFQTPMLWTLGFIPCFVVGGMTGVMLSAAPADFQFHNSYFLIAHFHQVLIGGAVFGYFAGLYYWWPKIFGFKLNEPIGKWAFWIWNIGFYVCFMPQYFVGLDGMTRRLSSYGWDKGWWAMNFTSTIGGFLMGLGFLFQVWQIAHSIKFMEKDTTGDPWGARTLEWSIPSPAPLYNFATIPVVTDRDDWWEEKERIAAGKAPKARPKLEPIHMPKNSPIPFIQAICWFTVGFGLVFHWLWIAIPGFIGIALTMLAHSFNYDTDYYIPVDEIKRTEAKAGRIV
- a CDS encoding glycosyltransferase, producing MITVITCTIRSSCIDNVFKNYDRQLWKDKKMIIVLNNNKLDIERYQKRASHYRDNEIRVFQLPQKYKLGKCLNYAIKRADKGLVAKFDDDDYYGPKFLREAARAIKGGKAGIVGKHTSFIYFKAKRALMLYRPGGERTYTRSVKGGTLVFRRSVWKRVPFPEFKKNGTDAGWLGRCFRRGIRTYSLSKKHYVCIRGKKSSNHTQKKSMRRYMSQCKLVRKTKHYRRYVN
- the arsC gene encoding arsenate reductase (thioredoxin), whose product is MSNKPLVYFLCTGNSCRSQIADGFLSALGGDKYEVKSAGLEAHGLNPRAVQVMEEAGIDISGNSSNVIDTETLNRATYVVTLCGHADEHCPVIMNKNVIKWHWGFEDPAKAIGTEEEIMVQFRNTRDAIKARIEQFLVDGK
- a CDS encoding ABC transporter permease, producing the protein MEAVKKHFFSDLSVMLGRSMRHISRSMDTIISVTIMPIAMMLLFVYVFGGAIQTGADNYVNYLLPGILLIAIASGISYTAFRLFTDVQRGIFERFHSMPISRSTLLWGHVLTSLVSNAISVVVIIIVALIMGFRSPAGILSWLAVGGILAVFTLALTWVAAIAGLSAKSVDGASAFSYPIIFLPFISSAFVPTESMPKVVRAFAENQPVTSIVEAIRALLLNQPVGNDIWIALAWCVGILFAAYFIAMRVYKKRV
- the cyoC gene encoding cytochrome o ubiquinol oxidase subunit III — protein: MAHAHHQPFAHEGGHEGHHDLEELRKFGFWIFLITDCILFATLFATYFVLHENTAGGPGAKEIFELPGVIVETFILLTSSFTSGLAVLALNAGSRKGLIGWLLVTILLGACFIGMEVTEFLKLVDEGHTIHSNAFLSGFFTLVGTHGMHVSLGICWITALIIQLSRHGITPVTQRKVHITSLYWHFLDAVWIFVFTFVYLLGVS
- the cyoD gene encoding cytochrome o ubiquinol oxidase subunit IV, whose product is MAQHNTIGHGDHGSHVKHHGSLKEYVIGFALSIILTIIPILAVVDDWFGKTATFLVLLITAALQFLVQLLFFMHLREEERPRYNLITLILGLFIVAVVVYGSIWIMDHNMY
- the cyoA gene encoding ubiquinol oxidase subunit II, with protein sequence MNTSKLLRLPATIGVLVSTVLLTSGCKSMIVFDPKGPIGSQERDLIYITTLLCLIIVVPVLVITAWIIWRFRNKKDNNAPYQPIWSHSTKLEILWWGISIAVILVVGIVTARYTYALDPAKPIASDKKAITVQVTSLDWKWLFQYPEQGIATVNYLVIPERTPIKFELTADGPMNSFWVPQLGGMIYTMSGMATTLYLQADEPGNYMGTGANFTGRDFAKMGFTAKATSKADFDQWVAESKAKGKALSEEGYQQLAAQGTSDRLTFASIPSGLFERIVHEYSTSRGAPPGYTIRARTLSEEKKAEHTEHSKNGQLPPGNNAQKDAPDVRSFGQSDYNSHNMHMNHGK